In Ignavibacteria bacterium, the sequence TAATTTATTATAATTATTTAAAGGACTAAAGACATGAAAGTAGGATACTTACAATTTAAGCCTGAGTTTGCAAAACCAAAGAAGAATATTGAAAAGGTAGGCGACCTTATTTCAAGCGAAGATTTTGACCTGCTTGTTCTTCCAGAGCTTGCAAATTCGGGATATTTATTCGGCGAAAAGGGAGAGCTTAAACATGTTTCAGAAAACCCAGACACGGGAAAATTCTGCAGCATGCTTAAGAGAATAAGCAAAGAAAAGGATGCATACATAGTTTCGGGTTTTTGCGAATCCATAAAGGAAGACAACAAAGAAATTTATTTTAACTCCTCCATACTTGTCTATCCAAACGGCGAGTTCAGAGTTTACAGAAAGACACACCTCTTTTATGACGAGAAAAGCTTCTTTGAGCCGGGCAACACAGGTTTCTGGGTGTATGAGATCTTTAATGAAAATTTTGGTTTTGTTAAAATCGGAATGATGATTTGTTTCGACTGGATATATCCTGAGGCAGCGAGGTCGCTTGCACTACGAGGAGCGGACATTATCTGTCATCCGTCAAACCTCGTAATGCAATACTGTCAGACGGCAATGTTTACGCGGGCCCTCGAGAATCATGTTTACACAATAACAGCAAACAGAGTTGGCGAAGATATTAACGGAGAAAAAAGTCTTAACTTTACGGGTGAGAGCGTGATACTTAACCCCAAAGGAGAATATCTCGCAAGAGGCTCAAAAGAGAAAGAAGAAATAACATTTATAAAAATAAATCCCGAACTTGCACGGGATAAACACATTAATGAAAAGAACGATATATTTGCTGAAAGGCGAGACCATTTTTACAAAGTGAGAGATAAGAGAAACTAATTACTCAGAACATAAACAATGATGTTGGTTCCCATTTGAAGAGCCTCCTCTCGTTTTTCTTTTGGGTCATCATGTTCTCTTGGGTCAGCCCAGCCGTCGGATAGGTTTGTCTCGTATGTGTAATAAACACAGAGCCGCCCGTTAATCCAGTATCCAAATCCCTGTGGAGGTTTTGAATCATGCTCATGAATTTTAGGAAGACCATTTGAAAACTTAAAATGTGAATTATAAACAGGATGATTGAAAGGAAGTTCTTTCATTTCGTCATTTGGAAAAACCTTTTTAATCTCTCTCCTAAATGCCTCGTCCATACCGTAGTCATCATCGGCATAAATGAACCCGCCGTTCTCAACGTATTTTCTCAGTCGTTTTACTTCGTTGTCTGAAAAAGAGATATTGCCGTGTCCGGTAAGCAATATAAATGGATACTTAAAAATGTCTTCGGAAGCAACATCAACAGAATAAAACTTTGGTTCATCAACATCGATAGCTGTATTGCTTTTAAGGAAGGTCATCATATTAACCTCAGCCGAGGGGTCATTATACCAGTCGCCTCCGCCTGAATACTTTAACCGTGCAATCTTAAACTTTGTATTTTGGGAGTAACCGCTATTTGGCAGCGAAAGAAGAATGGAAACAAATACAATTATTAAATAAACGGGTTTCATTTTTTAACTTTTGGCAGTTCAAGAGATGTATCAAGTCGCTCTGAATCTCGCCAGATGGCCTGACAGGGAAACTTGTTTTCGTAAAGAGATTTCGAAAGCATAACAGAATCAATCTTCGGGTTCTTTAAGTCCGTAAGCATTTTAAGGTGTGTATACCCGCCGACTCCTCCAGCGGAAGTAATCTTTAAACCGTTTGTATTTTCTGCAATTTCTAAAAGCCTGTCAATAAATGGTCCCGAGCAATTACCCACGCGTGTTACATCCTGATAAATTATTCTTTTCACTCCAAGACCGTCCATCATCTTAGCAAATCCAAGCGGAGTAATATTAGCATAGTTAACCCATCCGTTCGTAACCACGTTGTTAAGCTTTTCATCAATTCCAATTACAAGTTTCGAAGGTGAATAAACAGAAATAATCTTTTCAATAAGCCCGGGATTTGTAATTGCAGCAGTGCCGATTACGATGCGGTAAACTCCAAGTTCTTCAATAATTCTTTGCGCCGTATCAAAGTCGCGTATTCCTCCGCCCAGCTGGATAGGAACATCAAGCGTTTTACAGATTTCTTTAATAATCGGGAAGTTCTGCATCTCGCCCTCAATCGCGCCGTTAAGGTCTGTAATATGAATACACTTAAAATTTTCTTTTCTGAAAAGTCGCGCAACCTTTACCGGATTATCCGAATAAAAATTTGAAGACTCAAAATGTCCCTGAACAGAGCGAATGCACTTTCCATTTTGAATATCAATAACAGGAATAACAAGCATTACGGTTATTGTTTAACTACGGCAAGTTTTCCTTTGCCGACTTTTTTTCCGTCTTTATCGAAACCGACAACTAAATAAATTCCTGAAGGAACGTATTTACCTTTTTTATCCTTGCCGTCCCACGAGGCAATCCTTCCGCCCGGCGAATCGAACTCCGCCATAACGTCACCGCTAATTGACAAAATCTTGACTGACGTATTTTCTATAAGTCCGTCAATTTTTAAATTCACTCTTGGAGGAAGCACAAACGGATTCGGCGAACAAACAATCCTATCAAATTCTTTTAATGGAACAATGGCGTCCGTCTGCACTGAAGAAAGTCCGTTAAGTGTTCCGAAATACGCCCTGCCGTCCTGATTGCTCACAGCAATCGAATTAATCTGATTGCTAAGCAGGGGGCTGTTAGTGACGTTAAAAGTCTCTATCAGCGTTGAGCCGTCGCTGGAAAGGTGGAACACCCCGTTATTCTCCGTACCAATCCATTTTTGGTTTAAAACATCAATACTTATACACCTGCAATTTTCTGTAAAAGGAACCTTCAAATTTCCCGAAATTATACCAAGTTTTTCTGCAGGCGGTTTTTGATTCGGGTTTTGAATAGCGGCAAGAGGGTTACGTATAATAAACACTCCATTATTCGTTGAAACCCACACCTCGTTGTTCTTATCAACAATCACGCCCGTCACGGTGTTTCCCTCAAAATCATTCGCATAGTAAACCCCGTACACATCGTCATAATACAATGTATCCGTGCCGTTATCATTGAAAAAATAAAGTCCTCCCGGGAATGCAATAGATTCTATCCATTTAGTATTATAGTTGTCAATAGCAACCTGTCCGAAATTAGTATTGTTTATAATACTCGGATTCGGGTACGGAAAAAACACAGAATCCATCACATGTTTATAAAGACCGGTTGCATTATTCGTCTTAAAAAATGACATCCAGAAATACCCGAAATTATCGAACGCCCCTCCAAAAGGCACGCAAAAATTTGGGTCATCGCTCCCCGGCAGTACAGAGTTCGAAGTATTGTAATTCCTAATAGAATTGCCCTCAATCAGGGTTGCCCCTCCGCCAAAGCTAAGCGCCCAGACCTTATTCTCGCCGGCAACAATCCTTCTAAACCAATTACTATTCCCAATCTCCGGTTTTGTAGCCGTTGTAAACGACTCCCACTTAATCCCGTCAAACTTATAAAAACCTGCATCAGTTTGTCCACCTGCAGCCCAGAGAACGCCGTTTCCATCAATCGATAAATTATCAAACGAATTTCTATTCGGACAATCAGGAAAAAGATACTCAAACTGACCACTATTGTCTTGGACCATCAAACCTTTCTCTGTGACACCTGCAAGAGGGTTCCCCGTATTATCAACCCCAAGCGAAAGATATGAATCCGTCGGACCAAACTCGCTGCCCGTATTCAAATTATCAATCGAAGAAACCAAAATTGTGTTGTTAACAATATAATAAAGATTATTTCCGCCCCTTCGAATATCTATAACATTCTTTCCAGTCGTCGCGGGATTTGGATTCGGAACCCAGCCACCATTCTCAAAATATCCCATGCCTGTTTCAGAGCAGAAAAAAACCTTTGTACCAACAACCTCCGAAGACTTTATATTAAGACCAAACGGAGAAGTAGAATAGTTTGCCCAAGAGGCAGGATTGTTCAGATTATTATTCGTAATCCTTGCGTATGCAACCCCTACCGCCGTACCCGCGTAAAGCGTATCGTTCTTAATCGAAAGGGTAACAACCTTTGATTTTGTCGTATAAAACCCAAGAGTATAATAAGGAGCATCAAGAAAATTCAGATTAGCAACAGAAATCTTTTGAATCCCATACCCTGTTGCGATGAACATACTGCCCCCGTACTGAACAAAATCATTAACCGACTTATTATTCTCACTTGAGTTTTTAATATCGTAAATATACCTGAATTTTCCCGTTGAAAATTCGTGAATAACAATCGAGCCATCCGCCGCTCCAATCCAGAGCCTGTCGAGAGTGTCAACATAAACAGATGTAAGATTATTATTCAGCAGACCATCAATATTAGTATATTTCTTAACAACAGCTTTCTTGCTTAGGTCAACAACAAAAAGACCTCCCGTAGTGGCACAATAAGCATAAGGGGCAGTCCTATCGAACGAAACGGAAACAACATTCTTAAGGTCAGTATGATTTATCCATTTATTTAGAAGTTGAGGAGAATTTTCGGCTAAAATTATTTTAGAAAGAGCAAAAAACAATAAAAGCCAGATTACCTTTTTCCCTGAGTTCATCGTTAAACTATTTTATTAATTAAAATTGATATAAATCCGGCTATCTTTAATATTATTAAATTAATGATAATATTAAATATCAATTTTTTATAGAATAAAATCAATTGAAAATCATTTCAGGGAAAGAGAAAAAGATAAAAGAACGTAAGCAGACTAAGCGGATGAATTATGATTTACCTGATAAAACGACTCATATTGATTTTAATATTTTTATTAAGAAGGCACACAGAAATAGCAGGTGGGTTATGATTTACACGGATGAAAATCATTTTTATTATGTTAAAAGATAAATCGAAGAATGCACGCTATAAGAGCTGATTTATTTTATGATAAGAACGGATTTAGAGCAGGGGTGAATAATATAAACGGATTTCGCGGATATGACGAGACTGAGATGTTTGTTAATATTCAGGATTTAGTGTTTTGACCTTAGGAGGGTGTCGGGTGTGCTTTGAGCGGGAAACATGCGGGAAAAAGCGGGAGAAAAGGCCAAGTAGAGCGTACTAATATCGTGTTATTATCGTACTTTTACTGGAGAATTATTGTGGATTAATTGAATAGATTGTTATAACAGTAGTTTATCAAACAATATTTGATTTTATAGCAATTTATTTAGGATAAATTGCTATAATAATGGTATATTTTTAACAAATATAATATATGGTTGTTTTTTATGAATGTCAAGGGAAAAAGAAGATAATTTTCAGTGCGGGTATCTTATTAAGAGAGAATAGAGAAAAACGCCTGGTTTTTAGCCCTACTCCACAAATAGTGAGAAGAAAAACAATAAACCATTTATTACGAGGGGCGAGATTAAGAATAAACAGTTTTGCCGGTAAACAGCAAGAACTTTATTGATTTTAGGAAAGTGATAAATTATAAAATAGTTTACGGGCAGAAATACGGGTCAACAAGCCGTTAACAAGGTTAAGAAAAAGAAAGAACTTTTTGAATACAATACACTTTTTTAATTCGTTATATTTAAGGTTAAAGTAAAAAATTAATTTATGCAGGATAGCAACGGAAAAGATAAAAACCACGGCGGACATAAGAACAAACCCGGAATTAACCGAGGGAGGCAGAATTACAGGAAAAGATATCATAACAGACAAAAAAGCTACAAGAAAGATAATCCACAGGCGCAAAACGAGGCAAGAGAGGACAACAAGGTATTAAACCTGAACAATCAATCAGTATCGGTGGTTGTACCGTTACTAAACGAAGAGGAGTCGTTAAAAGAGCTTGCGGGATTGCTTGAAAGCGTGCTTGGTTCTTTGAACTGCAACTATGAAGTAATTTTTGTGGATGACGGAAGCACGGACAAATCATTCGATAGAATCCGCGAGCTTAACGCTGCAAACAAAAGGTTTAAATGTATAAAATTCAGGAAGAACTACGGTAAGTCGGCGGCTCTTGCGGCAGGATTCAAAGCAGCAAAGGGAAGTTTTGTTATAACGATGGATGCAGACCTGCAGGACGACCCGCGTGAAATACCCGACCTAATAAAGACATTACAGTCGGGATACGATTTAGTGACGGGATGGAAGAAAGTAAGATACGACCCTTTTATAAAACGCAACACTTCAAAAATATTCAATTTTGTAACCTCAAAAGTTTCCGGAGTAAGGCTGCATGATTTTAACTGCGGCTTAAAAGTATACAGAAAAGATGTAGTTAAATCACTAAAGGTTTACGGTGAAATGCACAGGTATTTACCCGCATTGGCGCATTTATCAGGGTTTAGAGTAACAGAAAAGGTAGTGAAACATCACCCGAGAAAATTCGGAAAAACAAAATTCGGAGCGAGCAGGTTTATAAACGGGTTTCTTGATGTGCTTACCGTTATGTTCACGACCAAGTATATAAAGAAACCACTTCATCTATTTGGAATGCTGGGAATGCTCTCGGGTGCTGCGGGAT encodes:
- a CDS encoding nitrilase-related carbon-nitrogen hydrolase, producing the protein MKVGYLQFKPEFAKPKKNIEKVGDLISSEDFDLLVLPELANSGYLFGEKGELKHVSENPDTGKFCSMLKRISKEKDAYIVSGFCESIKEDNKEIYFNSSILVYPNGEFRVYRKTHLFYDEKSFFEPGNTGFWVYEIFNENFGFVKIGMMICFDWIYPEAARSLALRGADIICHPSNLVMQYCQTAMFTRALENHVYTITANRVGEDINGEKSLNFTGESVILNPKGEYLARGSKEKEEITFIKINPELARDKHINEKNDIFAERRDHFYKVRDKRN
- a CDS encoding DUF4159 domain-containing protein — translated: MKPVYLIIVFVSILLSLPNSGYSQNTKFKIARLKYSGGGDWYNDPSAEVNMMTFLKSNTAIDVDEPKFYSVDVASEDIFKYPFILLTGHGNISFSDNEVKRLRKYVENGGFIYADDDYGMDEAFRREIKKVFPNDEMKELPFNHPVYNSHFKFSNGLPKIHEHDSKPPQGFGYWINGRLCVYYTYETNLSDGWADPREHDDPKEKREEALQMGTNIIVYVLSN
- a CDS encoding 1-(5-phosphoribosyl)-5-[(5-phosphoribosylamino)methylideneamino] imidazole-4-carboxamide isomerase — its product is MLVIPVIDIQNGKCIRSVQGHFESSNFYSDNPVKVARLFRKENFKCIHITDLNGAIEGEMQNFPIIKEICKTLDVPIQLGGGIRDFDTAQRIIEELGVYRIVIGTAAITNPGLIEKIISVYSPSKLVIGIDEKLNNVVTNGWVNYANITPLGFAKMMDGLGVKRIIYQDVTRVGNCSGPFIDRLLEIAENTNGLKITSAGGVGGYTHLKMLTDLKNPKIDSVMLSKSLYENKFPCQAIWRDSERLDTSLELPKVKK
- a CDS encoding glycosyltransferase family 2 protein, whose amino-acid sequence is MQDSNGKDKNHGGHKNKPGINRGRQNYRKRYHNRQKSYKKDNPQAQNEAREDNKVLNLNNQSVSVVVPLLNEEESLKELAGLLESVLGSLNCNYEVIFVDDGSTDKSFDRIRELNAANKRFKCIKFRKNYGKSAALAAGFKAAKGSFVITMDADLQDDPREIPDLIKTLQSGYDLVTGWKKVRYDPFIKRNTSKIFNFVTSKVSGVRLHDFNCGLKVYRKDVVKSLKVYGEMHRYLPALAHLSGFRVTEKVVKHHPRKFGKTKFGASRFINGFLDVLTVMFTTKYIKKPLHLFGMLGMLSGAAGFVIIAYLTILKFVEGAYISNRPLFIAGVLLAIVGVQFFSLGLIAEMITKANANQEDFLIEKTL